Proteins co-encoded in one Brassica oleracea var. oleracea cultivar TO1000 chromosome C4, BOL, whole genome shotgun sequence genomic window:
- the LOC106342257 gene encoding probable transmembrane ascorbate ferrireductase 2 — MVVPMLGGFPIFLVVRVLGFIIAVLVLTWTVHYRGGLALSSGNKDLIFNVHPVLMVIGLILFNGEAMLAYKSVQGTKNLKKLVHLTLQFAAFILSLVGVWAALKFHIDKGIENFYSLHSWLGLACLFLFAFQWASGFVTYWYPGGSRNSRASLMPWHVFLGVAIYALALVTVTTGILEKLTFLQVNQVITRYSTEAMLVNTMGVLILVLGGFVVLGVVTPLNAKDQVLTQ; from the exons ATGGTGGTTCCGATGCTTGGTGGGTTTCCGATCTTCTTGGTGGTGAGAGTTCTGGGTTTCATCATTGCGGTTTTGGTTCTGACATGGACTGTTCACTACAGAGGAGGATTGGCTCTTTCCTCCGGTAACAAAGATCTCATCTTCAAT GTTCATCCAGTTTTGATGGTGATTGGGCTCATACTCTTCAATGGTGAAG CTATGTTAGCATACAAGTCAGTTCAAGGTACAAAGAACTTGAAGAAACTGGTTCATCTTACACTGCAATTCGCAGCTTTTATACTAAGTTTAGTCGGAGTATGGGCTGCTCTTAAGTTCCATATCGACAAAGGGATTGAAAATTTCTACAGTCTGCATTCATGGCTCGGCTTAGCTTGTCTCTTTCTCTTCGCCTTCCAG TGGGCTTCAGGGTTTGTGACTTACTGGTACCCGGGTGGTTCAAGAAACAGCCGAGCCAGCTTAATGCCTTGGCACGTGTTCTTAGGGGTTGCCATCTATGCATTGGCTTTGGTGACTGTAACCACAGGGATACTGGAGAAGCTGACGTTCCTGCAAGTGAACCAGGTGATAACTCGGTATTCAACAGAGGCCATGTTAGTTAACACGATGGGTGTTCTGATTCTTGTTCTTGGCGGTTTCGTGGTCCTCGGTGTGGTTACTCCACTCAACGCCAAAGACCAAGTCCTTACTCAATAG
- the LOC106342256 gene encoding translation initiation factor eIF-2B subunit delta — MESRRNPRAVVDPKVRQVGFFTSSQPDSTYQPDPIASESHPVVSSISPSGNSLSPVMIPPPRHNSSDTFPLRAAAAASAVSPSSFSYSTRRDFPDGSMTASPGRVSRASFSKPSSSLPGVGMDSMAAAKSSSVPASGLTTVSVVNMPPGLSEKESDQKKNSKPLKEKTTKAERRALQEAQRAAKAAAKAEGGKAPLVSSGSVASTNVKVTKPAKPSSQKNDVAAVAAGPSEKKGGQAEKDRKKDAPHPRMQYDDESRVVKAKRRAVVKQTEAKNRVELFRHLPQYEHGTQLPDLETKFFQLDPMHPAVYKVGLQYLSGDISGGNARCIAMLQAFQEVVKDYSTPSEKTLNRDMTAKISSYVSFLIECRPLSVSMGNAIRFVKNRIAKLPITLSESEAKAALQSDIERFINEKIVMADTVIVKHAVTKIRDGDVLLTYGSPTAVEMVLLHAHELKKKFRVLVVDSRPKLEGQLLLRRLIKRGINCTYTHINAVSYIMHEVTKVFLGASSVLSNGTVYSRVGTASVAMVASAFRVPVLVCCEAYKFHERVQLDSICSNELGDPNAISKVRGREDINYLDGLTNNANLQFLNLMYDATPSDYISMIITDYGMVPPTSVPVIVREYQKEHSLV, encoded by the exons ATGGAGTCTCGTCGGAACCCTCGCGCCGTTGTCGATCCGAAGGTCCGGCAAGTCGGTTTCTTCACATCTTCCCAACCCGATTCGACTTACCAACCCGACCCGATCGCCTCCGAATCTCATCCCGTCGTCTCCAGCATTTCTCCCTCCGGCAACTCCCTCTCCCCCGTCATGATTCCCCCGCCTCGCCACAACTCCTCCGATACTTTCCCCCTTCGCGCCGCCGCCGCCGCATCAGCCGTCTCTCCTTCCTCCTTCTCCTACTCCACCCGCCGCGATTTCCCTGACGGCTCGATGACGGCGTCTCCTGGACGCGTTTCCAGGGCGAGTTTCTCGAAACCGTCTTCCTCGCTTCCCGGCGTCGGGATGGATTCTATGGCGGCGGCTAAATCTAGCAGCGTTCCAGCTAGTGGATTGACCACTGTCTCCGTCGTGAATATGCCTCCTGGACTCTCTG AGAAGGAGAGTGACCAGAAGAAGAACTCTAAGCCTTTGAAAGAGAAAACCACCAAAGCTGAGAGACGAGCTCTTCAGGAAGCTCAAAGAGCTGCCAAAGCTGCTGCAAAAG CTGAAGGTGGGAAGGCGCCACTAGTGAGCTCAGGCTCTGTGGCTTCGACAAATGTTAAAGTTACTAAACCAGCAAAGCCCTCTTCTCAGAAGAACGACGTAGCTGCTGTTGCTGCTGGACCATCTGAGAAGAAGGGAGGCCAAGCTGAGAAAGATCGAAAGAAAGATGCTCCACATCCCCGCATGCAATACGATGACGAGAGCAGAGTCGTCAAGGCGAAAAGACGTGCCGTTGTCAAACAGACCGAAGCTAAAAACAGGGTTGAGCTGTTTAGGCATTTGCCTCAGTATGAGCATGGCACTCAACTTCCTGATCTCGAGACCAAGTTCTTCCAGCTTGACCCTATGCATCCTGCTGTCTACAAG GTTGGTCTTCAATATCTCTCCGGGGATATATCTGGTGGCAACGCCAGATGCATTGCGATGCTCCAAGCATTCCAAGAGGTCGTCAAAGATTATTCGACACCCTCTGAGAAGACTCTTAACAGAGACATGACGGCGAAGATAAGTAGCTACGTCTCTTTCCTCATAGAGTGCCGCCCGCTTTCCGTTAGTATGGGAAACGCCATCCGATTCGTGAAGAACAGGATCGCGAAGCTGCCTATAACACTTTCTGAATCCGAAGCAAAAGCTGCTCTTCAGTCAGATATCGAACGGTTCATCAACGAGAAGATCGTAATGGCAGATACGGTGATAGTCAAACACGCTGTCACTAAGATAAGAGACGGTGATGTGCTTCTGACCTATGGATCTCCAACTGCTGTTGAGATGGTGTTGTTACACGCGCATGAACTCAAGAAGAAGTTCCGTGTCTTGGTGGTGGATTCTCGTCCGAAGCTCGAAGGACAGTTACTGCTTCGTAGATTGATCAAACGTGGCATCAACTGTACATACACTCATATAAACGCCGTTTCGTATATCATGCACGAAGTCACCAAAGTGTTTTTGGGGGCTTCGTCAGTTTTGTCAAACGGAACGGTTTACTCAAGGGTCGGGACTGCTAGCGTTGCAATGGTTGCAAGTGCGTTCCGCGTTCCTGTGCTTGTGTGTTGCGAAGCTTACAAGTTCCATGAGAGGGTGCAACTTGATTCCATATGCTCCAATGAGCTCG GTGATCCAAATGCTATTTCGAAAGTTCGTGGAAGAGAAGACATAAACTACTTGGATGGTTTGACCAATAACGCAAACTTGCAGTTTCTGAACTTAAT GTATGATGCTACTCCGTCAGATTACATTTCCATGATAATCACAGACTATGGCATG GTACCTCCCACGAGTGTGCCTGTCATTGTGAGAGAGTATCAGAAAGAACACTCGCTTGTCTAA